The Candida orthopsilosis Co 90-125, chromosome 7 draft sequence genome has a window encoding:
- a CDS encoding adhesin-like protein, which translates to MTSNVSYAALAKSLSDGKSPKETPVESQTSSAKIAESKDTKDTKETKGSKDTKDIKEAKEAKSKKPESSSSPVASSESAPSSSNTTTANSTAASNSPKASPAKVSLAPAPVPTTSVWGSISNDVEALKINDTIPNNKRTPLLGEQTPSIKQQQPKKFIKPITTKWVPLDVNVTLQSRSSGGSKPRSKRRQNNNSGASRGNGSASGRDDRSKPAAASAPAKKREESRDESSDKSEVESGAAGSRDETQSSEKPAKDDKESTESNVDSEQAKQGQNEDAIEAEATQQNEESTINEQHQPQSASQQQQYPQQSQQKPYNRRFNPNYNNNGSSNGYPKRFNNSNNANNNNNNNGQHYNNYNQQPYQPRPYKSHYKNNNRNYNSNNNNNQSPNPNAAAASPYSPSHFNNFAPMYYMPMQPPAFIPQHPLTMPNGVPAIPGAPGIVPPTGPASMSAGAAPPPPISPQQNPSEALRYQLEYYFSDENLIKDFFLRQNMDVEGWVPLDLILSFKRVKIITNQGGIDVKEVLGQCSNLEVSEDGHKVRARR; encoded by the coding sequence ATGACTTCCAATGTATCATATGCTGCTTTAGCAAAGTCATTATCCGATGGTAAGTCACCAAAGGAAACTCCTGTTGAATCACAGACATCTTCTGCCAAGATTGCCGAGTCAAAGGACACAAAGGATACCAAGGAAACTAAGGGATCCAAGGACACCAAGGACATCAAGGAAGCCAAGGAAGCCAAGTCCAAGAAACCTGAATCATCGTCGTCACCTGTTGCTTCATCTGAATCAGCTCCTTCATCATCTAACACCACAACTGCCAATTCTACTGCCGCCTCCAACTCACCAAAGGCATCACCCGCTAAAGTATCTTTGGCACCAGCACCAGTCCCTACTACTTCAGTATGGGGCTCGATATCTAACGATGTTGAGGCGTTAAAAATAAATGACACTATTCCTAACAACAAGCGTACTCCATTATTAGGTGAACAAACGCCGTCGATaaagcagcaacaaccCAAAAAGTTTATCAAGCCAATAACCACCAAATGGGTTCCTTTAGATGTCAATGTGACTTTGCAATCAAGATCGAGTGGTGGTTCAAAACCTAGAAGTAAGAGGAGACAGAACAACAACTCTGGTGCTAGTCGTGGAAATGGTTCTGCTTCTGGTAGAGATGATAGGTCGAAACCTGCTGCTGCTTCAGCTCCTGCTAAAAAGAGAGAAGAATCAAGAGATGAGTCTAGTGACAAGTCCGAAGTTGAATCAGGAGCTGCTGGATCAAGAGACGAAACACAGTCTTCTGAAAAGCCAGCCAAGGATGATAAAGAGCTGACTGAAAGTAACGTTGATTCTGAACAAGCTAAACAGGGGCAAAATGAGGATGCTATAGAAGCTGAGgcaactcaacaaaatgagGAGTCTACAATAAATGAACAAcatcaaccacaatcaGCTagccaacaacaacaatacccACAACAATCTCAACAAAAGCCATACAATAGACGTTTCAACCCAAATTATAATAACAATGGTTCGTCAAATGGCTACCCAAAGAGATTCAACAATAGCAACAATGctaacaataacaacaacaacaatggtcAACactacaacaactacaaccaACAACCATACCAACCACGTCCATACAAATCACAttacaagaacaacaaccgCAActacaacagcaacaacaataataatcaATCACCCAACCCAAATGCTGCTGCCGCTTCTCCATACAGCCCATCacatttcaacaattttgcaCCTATGTACTACATGCCAATGCAACCACCAGCATTTATTCCTCAACATCCACTCACTATGCCAAATGGTGTTCCAGCAATTCCAGGAGCTCCAGGTATCGTACCACCTACAGGCCCAGCATCAATGTCTGCTGGTGCTgctccaccaccaccaatttcGCCTCAACAAAATCCATCTGAAGCATTACGATATCAATTGGAATATTATTTTagtgatgaaaatttaatcaaggatttctttttgagaCAAAACATGGATGTTGAAGGTTGGGTTcctttggatttgattttgagtTTTAAAAGAGTTAAAATCATTACCAATCAAGGTGGAATTGATGTCAAGGAAGTCTTAGGTCAATGCAGTAACCTTGAAGTTAGTGAAGATGGACATAAAGTGAGAGCTCGCAGATAA